The following coding sequences are from one Spirochaetota bacterium window:
- a CDS encoding outer membrane protein transport protein, with protein sequence MTIQRVQGIVLGALLMLNTEVFATNGMRMIGFGPVQRSMGGVSVGTALDAASLLTNPAGMTDLKARIDFGASYFAPAVEYNATGAGPGVMVGDGVTVESDKGSSPVPAFGLIVPIGENITFGIGAYGISGMGVDYERNLYQSVLSTGYSQMRFAPGIAYKINNMISVGAVVNIMYATMEFSAATNGTAAGFPADQQEHMSAASFGYGGTIGITVKPVEMLKVGLAYETKSLFQDFAFNTDTGRDKLEFNQPRNITLGVAVMPVNGLILAVDVQWIQWSDTNGKDLPEYTENTGAMAWNLNWDDQIVYKLGLQYSVNPMFDVRTGFNYGKMPLDKNRAFENVAFPAIAEYHYTAGFGVHFNKNLSLNAGGMYSPEAKISGSNAAGQFIASYEARMSQYSLDLGIAYTF encoded by the coding sequence ATGACGATACAACGTGTGCAGGGCATTGTGCTCGGAGCCCTGTTGATGCTCAACACCGAGGTGTTCGCGACAAATGGCATGCGGATGATCGGATTCGGTCCCGTGCAAAGATCCATGGGAGGAGTGAGTGTAGGCACCGCTCTCGACGCCGCGTCTCTGCTTACCAACCCGGCGGGAATGACCGACCTGAAAGCTCGAATTGACTTCGGCGCATCGTATTTTGCCCCAGCCGTGGAATACAATGCGACCGGGGCGGGTCCGGGAGTCATGGTCGGTGATGGAGTGACGGTCGAATCAGACAAGGGGTCCTCCCCGGTCCCCGCCTTCGGTCTAATTGTTCCGATCGGCGAAAACATAACTTTCGGCATCGGCGCATACGGCATATCGGGGATGGGTGTCGATTACGAGCGGAACCTGTACCAGAGCGTACTCTCGACCGGCTACAGCCAGATGCGCTTCGCCCCGGGAATCGCCTATAAGATCAACAACATGATATCCGTCGGCGCGGTTGTGAACATTATGTACGCCACCATGGAATTTTCTGCGGCCACTAACGGAACAGCCGCGGGTTTCCCGGCCGACCAGCAGGAACACATGAGCGCGGCCTCTTTCGGGTACGGAGGAACCATTGGAATCACCGTGAAACCGGTGGAAATGCTGAAAGTCGGCCTGGCGTATGAAACCAAGAGCCTGTTCCAGGATTTTGCATTCAATACGGACACGGGACGCGACAAGCTTGAATTCAACCAGCCCCGGAACATTACATTAGGCGTGGCCGTGATGCCCGTCAACGGGTTGATTCTGGCCGTCGATGTCCAGTGGATACAGTGGTCCGATACAAACGGCAAAGACCTTCCCGAATACACCGAGAACACAGGTGCGATGGCGTGGAATCTTAACTGGGACGATCAGATCGTTTACAAGCTGGGCCTGCAGTACAGCGTCAACCCGATGTTCGATGTTCGCACGGGATTCAACTACGGCAAAATGCCGCTTGATAAAAACAGGGCATTCGAGAACGTAGCGTTTCCCGCCATCGCCGAATACCACTACACGGCCGGTTTCGGCGTTCATTTCAATAAGAATCTATCTTTGAATGCAGGCGGGATGTATTCGCCGGAGGCGAAAATATCCGGCAGCAATGCGGCCGGACAGTTCATAGCCTCATACGAGGCCAGAATGTCACAGTATTCACTTGATTTGGGTATAGCATACACATTTTGA